A single genomic interval of Helianthus annuus cultivar XRQ/B chromosome 6, HanXRQr2.0-SUNRISE, whole genome shotgun sequence harbors:
- the LOC110944791 gene encoding protein FAR-RED IMPAIRED RESPONSE 1-like produces the protein MDELVEWCRDVGRVNGYALVTKRTIYDKKGSDQPLKIWLTCDCAGEYKSTATVRRSGTRKTGCKFQLIAAYKKRLGYWDLKVDEAKHNHEPFMYPEGHPSLMRLTPSEERTVKQMTHQNIKPRDILAAIKEQNPHNVSTRNTIYNARAKLGRMEQVGETPMQILFDRLGKVGFVFYHRTSQNGERVEDVFFIHLESNMLWRAFPHVLLIDATYKTNRYKMPLVQIIGVTSTLMSFCIAHAFVSNEKQENFTWVLQRLKHSLDSVMEPRVIVTDRDRALMNACATVFPRARHSLCRWHIQQNILKHCRKSFKTDDQWESFLYKWRELINSTTDHDYNYWYERIRSNLPGKKTDEIMNYLDSIWLQPYRDRFVSFWSDQHLNFGQRTTNRAEGQHALLKQYLGDSNYTLEKVVPLIDKLIRNQVTEIKGSIETSRSRTLGHHNKPIFNLLLKKVSHACLELISDEVNEIEKLMLYNRTCVCRLYTSCGLPCACRLEPYTTNGEMNPLELIDPFWRKLNLDSIVEPSKVDSFDLDGEFSLLKQHLSAQLRELKKNLIQKMKELVQLNKTKLKQPVVQKNTRGRPTLKAQQQRKDDSFTEPSRHSFFTTQDQYSDS, from the exons GTAGAGATGTTGGACGCGTAAATGGCTACGCCCTCGTCACCAAACGCACCATCTACGATAAAAAGGGTAGCGATCAGCCGTTAAAAATCTGGCTTACGTGCGATTGTGCCGGCGAGTACAAATCAACAGCCACGGTCAGACGCAGCGGGACTAGGAAAACCGGTTGCAAGTTCCAACTGATTGCGGCATACAAAAAGAGGTTAGGTTATTGGGATCTAAAGGTTGATGAAGCTAAACATAACCACGAACCATTTATGTATCCAGAGGGTCATCCGTCCCTAATGAGGCTGACTCCATCAGAAGAGAGGACGGTGAAGCAAATGACGCATCAGAACATAAAACCACGAGACATTCTTGCTGCCATTAAAGAACAGAACCCCCATAATGTCTCAACAAGAAACACCATATACAACGCTCGGGCCAAATTGGGTCGAATGGAACAAGTCGGCGAGACTCCAATGCAGATACTTTTCGACCGGTTGGGGAAGGTTGGGTTTGTTTTTTACCATAGAACATCTCAAAACGGCGAACGGGTCGAGGATGTTTTCTTCATCCACCTGGAGTCGAACATGTTGTGGCGCGCCTTCCCGCATGTGTTGCTTATAGACGCCACCTACAAGACGAATCGGTACAAAATGCCGCTAGTCCAGATTATCGGTGTTACATCCACATTGATGTCGTTTTGCATTGCTCATGCGTTCGTAAGCAACGAGAAACAGGAAAACTTCACATGGGTTCTACAGAGGTTGAAACACTCATTAGACAGTGTTATGGAACCCCGTGTAATAGTAACGGATAGAGATCGCGCCCTAATGAACGCATGTGCAACCGTGTTTCCCAGGGCTAGACATTCATTGTGTAGGTGGCACATACAGCAAAACATCTTAAAACATTGCAGGAAAAGCTTTAAAACAGATGATCAATGGGAAAGCTTTCTTTACAAGTGGCGCGAGCTAATTAACTCAACGACCGATCATGACTACAACTACTGGTACGAGCGAATACGATCAAACTTGCCAGGCAAAAAAACCGACG AGATTATGAACTATTTGGATTCAATCTGGTTACAACCATATAGAGACCGGTTTGTTTCGTTCTGGAGCGACCAACATCTGAACTTCGGTCAACGTACAACGAACAGGGCAGAGGGTCAACATGCTCTTTTGAAGCAGTACCTAGGCGACTCTAATTACACCCTGGAGAAAGTGGTACCACTTATCGATAAGCTCATAAGAAACCAGGTGACAGAAATCAAAGGCAGCATTGAAACAAGCAGGAGCCGAACATTGGGTCATCATAACAAACCAATATTTAATCTCCTACTAAAGAAGGTTTCACATGCCTGCCTAGAGTTGATATCAGACGAAGTAAATGAAATAGAAAAATTAATGTTATATAACCGTACATGCGTGTGCCGTTTGTATACAAGCTGTGGGTTGCCGTGCGCGTGTCGGTTGGAACCGTATACAACGAATG GTGAAATGAATCCGTTGGAGTTGATAGACCCTTTTTGGAGAAAGTTAAATTTGGACTCCATAGTGGAACCGAGCAAGGTGGACTCTTTCGACTTAGACGGCGAATTTTCGCTTCTCAAACAACATTTAAGTGCTCAGCTGAGAGAACTCAAGAAAAACTTGATTCAAAAGATGAAGGAGTTGGTACAACTCAATAAGACGAAGCTTAAACAACCAGTTGTGCAAAAAAACACACGGGGTCGTCCAACTTTAAAAGCTCAGCAACAAAGGAAGGATGATTCGTTTACGGAGCCTTCTAGACACAGCTTTTTTACAACGCAGGACCAGTATAGTGAT